In the genome of Saccharomonospora viridis DSM 43017, one region contains:
- the purQ gene encoding phosphoribosylformylglycinamidine synthase subunit PurQ, producing the protein MSARIGVITFPGTLDDVDAARAVTRAGAEAVSLWHGDADLRGVDAVIVPGGFSYGDYLRCGAIARFAPVMTSVIEAAGKGMPVLGICNGFQILCEAGLLPGALMRNKDLHFVCRDQWIRVENNTTAWTTRYDKGADILIPLKSGEGSYVADPATLDELEGEGRVVFRYVDGNPNGSRRDIAGVCSADGRIVGLMPHPEHAIDALTGPSDDGLGVFYSALDALKPLVTSA; encoded by the coding sequence ATGAGCGCCCGAATCGGAGTCATCACCTTCCCCGGCACCCTCGACGATGTCGACGCCGCCCGTGCGGTGACGCGTGCGGGTGCCGAGGCCGTGTCGCTGTGGCACGGCGACGCCGATCTCCGGGGCGTCGACGCGGTGATCGTCCCCGGTGGGTTCTCGTACGGTGACTATCTGCGGTGCGGCGCGATCGCCCGGTTCGCCCCCGTGATGACCTCGGTCATCGAGGCCGCGGGCAAGGGGATGCCGGTGCTGGGTATCTGCAACGGCTTCCAGATCCTGTGCGAGGCGGGTCTGCTGCCCGGAGCGTTGATGCGGAACAAGGACCTGCACTTCGTGTGCCGGGATCAGTGGATCCGGGTGGAGAACAACACCACGGCCTGGACCACGCGGTACGACAAGGGCGCCGACATCCTCATCCCGCTCAAGTCGGGTGAGGGTAGTTACGTGGCCGACCCCGCGACGCTCGACGAGCTGGAGGGCGAGGGGCGCGTGGTGTTCCGCTACGTCGACGGCAACCCCAACGGTTCCCGTCGTGACATCGCGGGCGTGTGCAGCGCCGATGGCCGGATCGTCGGGCTCATGCCGCACCCCGAGCACGCCATCGACGCCCTCACCGGGCCGTCCGACGACGGGCTCGGTGTGTTCTACTCCGCACTCGACGCACTGAAGCCGCTGGTCACGTCCGCCTAA
- a CDS encoding aldehyde dehydrogenase family protein, whose translation MTSTTQAVETFDSLNPATDEVVGTYPVHTDDDVNTAVAKAREAFRWWASLGFAERAERLRRWKGIIARRLPELCAVVSAETGKPAGDAQLEVVLAVEHIEWAARNARRVLGPKRRSPGLLLANHAATVEYQPLGVVGVIGPWNYPVFTPLGSIGYALAAGNAVVFKPSEYTPGVGAWLVDAFAEAVPEHPVLQLVTGFGATGAALTRADVDKIAFTGSAATGRKIMAAAAERLTPVIIEAGGKDPLLVDADADLDAAADAAVWGAFSNAGQTCVGVERVYVHAAVYDEFVGKVTERARTVRPGEHYGPMTMRSQLEVVRRHIADALARGGRALLGGTDAVGDRYVRPTVLVEVPEDSEAVREETFGPTVVVMRVSDMDEAVEKANDSRYGLGATVFSRRRGMELARRLRTGMTSVNAPLSFAGIASLPFGGVGDSGFGRIHGPEGLREFARPKAVARQRFRVPLALTTFARSAKTDEFVGRLIATWHGRHGGRDKWNRR comes from the coding sequence ATGACGAGCACCACGCAGGCCGTCGAGACATTCGACTCACTCAATCCGGCGACCGACGAGGTCGTGGGCACGTACCCCGTGCACACCGACGACGACGTGAACACCGCCGTGGCCAAGGCGAGAGAGGCTTTCCGGTGGTGGGCCTCGCTCGGTTTCGCGGAACGGGCCGAACGGCTGCGGCGGTGGAAGGGGATCATCGCCAGGCGGCTGCCCGAGCTGTGCGCCGTGGTCAGCGCCGAAACCGGGAAACCCGCCGGTGACGCCCAGCTGGAGGTGGTGCTCGCGGTCGAACACATCGAATGGGCCGCCCGCAACGCGCGCAGGGTGCTCGGCCCCAAACGGCGTTCGCCCGGTCTCCTGTTGGCCAACCACGCGGCCACGGTCGAGTACCAGCCGCTGGGGGTGGTCGGCGTCATCGGCCCGTGGAACTACCCCGTCTTCACCCCGCTGGGGTCCATCGGTTACGCGCTCGCGGCGGGCAACGCCGTGGTGTTCAAGCCCAGTGAGTACACACCCGGTGTCGGGGCCTGGTTGGTGGACGCCTTCGCCGAGGCGGTGCCGGAGCACCCCGTACTGCAGTTGGTCACCGGTTTCGGCGCCACGGGGGCGGCGTTGACCCGCGCGGACGTCGACAAGATCGCGTTCACCGGTTCGGCCGCCACCGGCAGGAAGATCATGGCGGCGGCCGCCGAACGGCTCACCCCGGTGATCATCGAGGCGGGCGGGAAGGACCCGCTGCTCGTGGACGCCGACGCCGACCTCGACGCCGCCGCCGACGCCGCGGTGTGGGGCGCGTTCTCCAACGCGGGACAGACGTGCGTGGGCGTCGAACGGGTCTACGTCCACGCCGCCGTGTACGACGAGTTCGTCGGGAAGGTCACCGAGCGCGCGCGGACGGTGCGACCGGGCGAGCATTACGGGCCCATGACCATGCGCTCGCAGTTGGAGGTCGTGCGCCGACACATCGCCGACGCCCTGGCCAGGGGAGGCCGTGCCCTGCTGGGCGGGACCGACGCGGTGGGTGATCGCTACGTGCGGCCCACGGTGTTGGTCGAGGTGCCGGAGGATTCCGAGGCCGTGCGCGAGGAGACGTTCGGGCCGACCGTCGTCGTCATGCGGGTGTCCGACATGGACGAGGCCGTGGAGAAGGCCAACGACTCCCGTTACGGGCTGGGGGCCACCGTCTTCTCCCGGCGTCGGGGCATGGAGTTGGCCCGACGCCTGCGGACGGGGATGACGTCGGTCAACGCGCCGTTGTCGTTCGCGGGGATCGCCTCACTGCCGTTCGGTGGTGTCGGTGACTCGGGGTTCGGTCGCATCCACGGGCCCGAGGGGTTGCGGGAGTTCGCGCGGCCGAAGGCCGTGGCGAGGCAGAGGTTCCGGGTGCCGCTGGCGTTGACCACGTTCGCCCGAAGCGCGAAGACCGACGAGTTCGTGGGCAGACTCATCGCCACGTGGCACGGCAGGCACGGCGGGCGTGACAAGTGGAACAGGCGCTGA
- the purL gene encoding phosphoribosylformylglycinamidine synthase subunit PurL: MDTPAVDTTAHAERTPDLPQPYAELGLADDEYARIREILGRRPTDAELAMYSVMWSEHCSYKSSKKHLAYFGETTTPEMRSKMLAGIGENAGVVDIGDGWAVTFKVESHNHPSYVEPYQGAATGVGGIVRDILAMGARPLAVADPLRFGPADAPDTRRVLPGVVAGIGGYGNCLGLPNIGGEVVFDESYAGNPLVNALCVGAMRVEDLHLAHASGTGNKVVLFGARTGLDGIGGVSVLASDSFSGDENSGGRKKLPSVQVGDPFTEKLLIECSLELFARKLVVGIQDLGGAGLACATSELAAAGDGGMHIDLDRVPLRAEGMTPAEILSSESQERMCAIVRPSDVDEFMEVCRKWDITATVIGEVTDGDRLVIDWHGQTVVDVPPRTVAHQGPVYDRPYARPKGQDDIQADTPDSLPRPSTPDELRETLLRMISSPNLASKEWVTQQYDRYVRGNTVLAQPSDAGMIRIDESTGRGVAVSTDCNSRYVYLDPYAGTQLALAEAYRNVATSGATPIAVTNCLNFGSPQDPGIMWQFERAVHGLADGCAQLGVPVTGGNVSFYNQTGDKAILPTPVVGVLGVIDDVSRRIPTGIGAEPGETLLLLGETRDEFGGSAWAQVVHNHLGGLPPKVDLERERLLAEILVAGSRDGMISAAHDVSDGGLAQTLVEMALIGQCGARIVLDPDVDPFVQLFSESAGRVVVAVPRTEELRFTEMCSARGLPWRKTGVVDPESGALEIQDVATFSLDELREAWEGTLPALFG; encoded by the coding sequence GTGGACACTCCCGCCGTCGACACCACCGCACACGCCGAGCGGACGCCGGACCTCCCCCAGCCGTATGCGGAGCTGGGGCTGGCGGACGACGAGTACGCGCGTATCCGGGAAATCCTCGGGCGTAGGCCCACGGATGCCGAACTCGCCATGTACTCGGTGATGTGGAGCGAGCACTGTTCGTACAAGTCGTCCAAGAAGCACCTGGCCTACTTCGGTGAGACCACCACGCCGGAGATGCGTTCCAAGATGCTCGCCGGTATCGGCGAGAACGCGGGCGTGGTGGACATCGGTGACGGCTGGGCCGTCACGTTCAAGGTCGAAAGTCACAACCACCCGTCCTATGTGGAGCCCTACCAGGGCGCGGCGACGGGTGTCGGTGGCATCGTGCGGGACATCCTCGCGATGGGGGCTCGGCCGCTGGCGGTGGCCGACCCGCTGCGGTTCGGACCCGCGGACGCGCCTGACACGCGGCGCGTGCTTCCCGGGGTGGTCGCCGGTATCGGCGGATACGGCAACTGCCTGGGGCTGCCGAACATCGGCGGCGAAGTGGTGTTCGACGAGAGTTATGCGGGGAACCCGCTGGTCAACGCCTTGTGTGTGGGCGCGATGCGGGTGGAGGACCTGCATCTGGCGCACGCGTCCGGAACCGGTAACAAGGTCGTCCTGTTCGGTGCTCGCACGGGTCTCGACGGTATCGGCGGTGTGTCCGTGCTGGCCAGCGACTCGTTCTCGGGTGACGAGAACTCCGGTGGGCGGAAGAAGCTGCCCAGCGTGCAGGTGGGCGACCCGTTCACCGAGAAGCTCCTCATCGAGTGTTCGCTCGAGCTGTTCGCGAGGAAGCTCGTCGTGGGCATCCAGGACCTCGGTGGGGCGGGGCTCGCGTGCGCCACGTCGGAACTGGCCGCGGCCGGTGACGGCGGCATGCACATCGACCTCGACCGGGTCCCGTTGCGGGCCGAGGGGATGACGCCCGCCGAGATTCTGTCGAGTGAGTCGCAGGAGCGCATGTGTGCGATCGTTCGTCCCTCCGATGTGGACGAATTCATGGAGGTGTGCCGGAAGTGGGACATCACCGCCACCGTGATCGGTGAGGTGACCGACGGCGACCGGCTGGTCATCGACTGGCACGGGCAGACCGTCGTCGACGTGCCACCGCGCACCGTGGCGCACCAGGGGCCGGTCTACGACCGCCCCTACGCGAGGCCGAAGGGGCAGGACGACATCCAGGCCGACACGCCGGATTCGCTTCCTCGTCCGTCCACTCCTGACGAATTGCGGGAGACGCTGCTGCGGATGATCTCGTCGCCGAACCTGGCGTCGAAGGAGTGGGTCACGCAGCAGTACGACCGCTACGTGCGCGGCAACACGGTGCTGGCCCAGCCCTCGGACGCCGGCATGATCCGGATCGACGAGTCCACCGGGCGCGGTGTGGCGGTGTCCACCGACTGCAACAGCCGGTACGTCTACCTCGACCCGTATGCGGGCACGCAGCTGGCGTTGGCCGAGGCGTACCGCAACGTCGCCACCAGTGGCGCGACGCCGATAGCCGTCACCAACTGCCTCAACTTCGGTTCGCCGCAGGACCCGGGGATCATGTGGCAGTTCGAGCGTGCCGTGCACGGCCTCGCCGACGGTTGCGCGCAGCTCGGCGTGCCCGTGACCGGCGGTAACGTGAGCTTCTACAACCAGACCGGCGACAAGGCGATTCTGCCGACCCCGGTGGTGGGCGTGCTCGGCGTGATCGACGACGTGAGCCGCCGCATCCCCACCGGCATCGGTGCCGAGCCGGGGGAGACCCTGCTGTTGCTCGGCGAGACCAGGGACGAGTTCGGTGGATCGGCGTGGGCGCAGGTGGTGCACAACCACCTCGGCGGTCTGCCCCCGAAGGTCGACCTGGAGCGGGAGCGGTTGCTCGCCGAGATCCTCGTCGCGGGCTCGCGGGACGGCATGATCTCCGCCGCCCATGACGTGTCCGACGGTGGTCTGGCGCAGACCCTCGTCGAGATGGCCCTGATCGGCCAGTGTGGTGCGCGGATCGTGCTCGACCCCGACGTCGACCCGTTCGTGCAGTTGTTCTCCGAGTCGGCGGGCCGCGTGGTCGTGGCGGTGCCGAGGACGGAGGAGCTGCGGTTCACCGAGATGTGCTCGGCGCGGGGACTGCCGTGGCGTAAGACCGGTGTGGTGGACCCCGAATCCGGTGCGTTGGAGATCCAGGACGTCGCCACCTTCAGCCTCGACGAGCTGCGCGAGGCCTGGGAGGGCACCCTGCCCGCGCTGTTCGGCTGA
- a CDS encoding TetR/AcrR family transcriptional regulator, with the protein MTSAASTPKGERRRAALVAAAAELLAEGGFDAVRHRAVAERAGLPLASTTYYFDSLDELLCAAMEHRGRVELAAGRARLDELTTEDRNVDAVVELVLDLLLGPDPRLEAVVLRYERFVGTARRPYLRPLMRTLAAELRELLSEIFERSGFGDVDAEWLERLITLVDGAVVNALIEVNPDPRAVAARVLREALLEAGPSDSAVSGPERG; encoded by the coding sequence ATGACCTCAGCAGCCAGTACGCCGAAGGGCGAGCGCAGGCGTGCCGCTCTCGTCGCGGCCGCGGCCGAGTTATTGGCGGAGGGCGGGTTCGACGCCGTGCGGCACCGTGCCGTCGCCGAACGTGCCGGGTTGCCGTTGGCCTCGACCACCTACTACTTCGACTCCCTCGACGAGCTGCTCTGCGCTGCGATGGAGCATCGCGGACGGGTCGAACTCGCCGCCGGGCGCGCCAGGCTGGACGAGTTGACCACCGAGGACCGGAACGTGGACGCGGTGGTGGAGCTGGTGCTCGACCTGTTGTTGGGGCCCGATCCTCGGCTCGAGGCGGTGGTGTTGCGGTACGAGCGGTTCGTCGGCACGGCGCGGCGGCCCTATCTGCGTCCGCTGATGCGGACCCTGGCGGCCGAGCTGCGGGAGCTGCTCTCCGAGATCTTCGAGCGTTCGGGTTTCGGTGACGTCGACGCCGAGTGGTTGGAGCGGCTCATCACGTTGGTGGACGGTGCGGTCGTCAACGCGCTCATCGAGGTCAACCCCGACCCTCGAGCGGTCGCCGCGCGGGTGCTGCGTGAGGCGCTGCTCGAAGCGGGACCGTCCGACTCGGCCGTGTCCGGTCCCGAGCGGGGTTGA
- a CDS encoding MBL fold metallo-hydrolase, with protein sequence MKLVHFGHSCVLLETEHARLLFDPGAFSTGFESVRDLDAVLITHQHYDHIDTEKLPALLEANPSARLIVDAGTTKTIDNLGIEVTTAQPGDTFDLGGTHVTVVGGQHATIHADIPVIPNVGYIIDHGAFFHPGDAFFVPEQRIDVLALPTVGPWLKAAEVIEFLRAVSPRLAIPVHEGVLSRPAMYIGLYTNLAPDGTEVRVVPKGEPVTI encoded by the coding sequence GTGAAGCTCGTCCATTTCGGCCATTCCTGCGTATTGCTGGAAACCGAACACGCCCGACTGTTGTTCGACCCCGGTGCGTTCTCCACAGGCTTCGAATCCGTGCGGGACCTCGACGCCGTGCTCATCACCCATCAGCACTACGACCACATCGACACCGAGAAACTCCCCGCCCTGCTCGAGGCCAACCCGTCGGCCCGCCTCATCGTGGACGCCGGCACCACCAAGACCATCGACAACTTGGGGATCGAGGTCACCACCGCGCAACCGGGCGACACCTTCGACCTCGGCGGCACCCACGTCACCGTCGTCGGCGGCCAACACGCGACGATCCACGCCGACATCCCCGTGATCCCCAACGTCGGCTACATCATCGACCACGGCGCGTTCTTCCACCCCGGCGATGCGTTCTTCGTCCCCGAACAACGCATCGACGTGCTCGCCCTGCCCACGGTGGGGCCGTGGCTCAAGGCCGCCGAGGTCATCGAATTCCTCCGGGCGGTGTCACCGAGGCTGGCCATCCCCGTCCACGAAGGCGTGCTGTCCCGCCCGGCCATGTACATCGGTCTGTACACCAACCTCGCACCCGACGGAACGGAAGTGCGCGTCGTGCCCAAGGGGGAGCCCGTCACGATCTGA
- the purS gene encoding phosphoribosylformylglycinamidine synthase subunit PurS gives MARVVVDVMPKPEILDPQGQAVAGALDRLGFSGITEVRQGKHFELEVDDSVDDETLAKIAEGFLANPVIEEWTIRRID, from the coding sequence GTGGCCCGAGTAGTCGTCGACGTCATGCCCAAACCCGAGATCCTCGATCCCCAAGGCCAAGCGGTCGCCGGTGCGCTCGATCGGCTCGGATTCTCCGGGATCACCGAAGTCCGTCAGGGCAAGCATTTCGAGCTGGAGGTCGACGATAGCGTCGACGATGAGACGCTCGCCAAGATCGCGGAAGGCTTCCTCGCCAACCCCGTGATCGAGGAGTGGACGATTCGGAGGATCGACTGA
- the purB gene encoding adenylosuccinate lyase, translated as MTDKPRIPNVLANRYASAELARLWSPEYKVRLERDLWLAVLKAQHELGVDVPDGVVADYERVIDQVDLDSIAERERITRHDVKARIEEFNALAGHEHVHKGMTSRDLTENVEQLQVRRSLEHVRERVVAVLARLADLATQHSELVMAGRSHNVAAQATTLGKRFATAADELLVAFERLDDLIARYPLRGIKGPVGTAQDMLDLLGDPSRLAELERRVAAHLGFERVFTSVGQVYPRSLDFDVLSTLVQVAAAPSSLATTIRLMAGHELVTEGFKPGQVGSSAMPHKMNTRSCERVNGFAVILRGYLSMVGELAGDQWNEGDVSDSVVRRVALPDAFFALDGLLETFATVLDEFGAFPAVIDRELARYLPFLATTKVLMAAVRAGVGREVAHEVIKEHAVAVALAMREEGKQDNDLVERLAADDRLPLDAEALRALLDEKLSFTGTAGAQVAAVVDRVREVVRRFPEAASYQPAPIL; from the coding sequence GTGACGGACAAGCCCCGAATCCCGAATGTGCTCGCCAACCGGTACGCCTCGGCCGAACTGGCACGGCTGTGGTCACCGGAGTACAAGGTCAGGCTGGAACGTGACCTGTGGCTGGCGGTGTTGAAAGCGCAGCACGAACTCGGGGTCGACGTGCCGGACGGGGTGGTGGCCGATTACGAACGGGTCATCGACCAGGTCGACCTCGACTCCATCGCCGAGCGGGAACGCATCACCCGCCACGACGTCAAGGCGCGGATCGAGGAGTTCAACGCGCTGGCCGGGCACGAGCACGTGCACAAGGGCATGACGTCGCGGGACCTCACCGAGAACGTCGAACAGCTGCAGGTGCGGCGTTCGTTGGAGCACGTCCGGGAACGGGTGGTCGCCGTCCTGGCGCGCCTGGCCGATCTGGCCACCCAGCACAGCGAGCTGGTGATGGCGGGACGTTCGCACAACGTCGCAGCGCAGGCCACGACCCTCGGCAAGCGGTTCGCCACGGCCGCCGACGAACTGTTGGTGGCGTTCGAGAGGCTGGACGACCTCATCGCCCGCTATCCGTTGCGCGGGATCAAGGGGCCGGTCGGAACGGCACAGGATATGTTGGACCTGCTGGGTGATCCGTCGCGGTTGGCGGAACTGGAACGCCGGGTGGCCGCGCATCTCGGTTTCGAGCGGGTGTTCACCAGCGTGGGCCAGGTGTATCCGAGGTCGTTGGACTTCGACGTGCTGTCGACGTTGGTGCAGGTCGCCGCGGCACCGTCGAGCCTGGCCACCACGATCCGGTTGATGGCGGGCCACGAGCTCGTCACCGAGGGCTTCAAGCCGGGGCAGGTGGGGTCGTCGGCGATGCCGCACAAGATGAACACCCGGTCCTGCGAGCGCGTCAACGGGTTCGCGGTGATCCTGCGCGGCTACCTGTCGATGGTGGGGGAGCTGGCGGGCGACCAGTGGAACGAAGGCGATGTGTCCGATTCGGTGGTGCGTCGGGTCGCGCTGCCGGACGCGTTCTTCGCGCTCGACGGACTGTTGGAGACGTTCGCGACCGTGCTCGACGAGTTCGGTGCCTTCCCCGCCGTGATCGATCGGGAGCTGGCGCGGTACCTGCCGTTCCTCGCCACCACGAAGGTGCTCATGGCCGCCGTCCGTGCGGGAGTGGGCCGGGAGGTCGCGCACGAGGTGATCAAGGAACACGCCGTGGCCGTCGCATTGGCCATGCGGGAGGAAGGCAAGCAGGACAACGACCTCGTCGAACGGCTCGCCGCCGATGACCGTCTCCCGTTGGACGCCGAGGCGTTGCGGGCGTTGCTGGACGAGAAGTTGTCCTTCACCGGCACCGCGGGTGCGCAGGTGGCGGCGGTGGTCGACCGGGTGCGGGAGGTCGTTCGGCGGTTCCCGGAGGCGGCCTCGTACCAGCCCGCGCCGATCCTGTGA
- a CDS encoding threonine aldolase family protein — MTFDATVSARRPLDFRSDTLTRPDEHMRSVMAKAEVGDNVIDVDPTIRRLEERAADVLGMPAALWTPSGTMANLIALSTHLRRGDRFLAPRGAHVLVNELGSAAWLAGGMPDPLEHDAGPGRPTPQTLRAAVGGSGPYYTLRTTLLSLENTHNASGGAVIPPEEHDQLVATAHEAGLRVHLDGARIWNAAVALGVPPATLTAGVDSVSACFSKGLGAPVGSVVAGSEEFVEQARRMRQMLGGGVRQGGILAAACLLALDRIDDLAADHAKAARLAAGLRERGWDVTEPRTNIVLAGVADVAATLETLRGLGILTLPMAGKVRFVLHRDVTEDDVTEALRRIESGPFDKMGQ, encoded by the coding sequence GTGACCTTCGATGCCACCGTCTCCGCTCGACGCCCCCTGGACTTCCGCTCGGACACCCTCACTCGACCGGACGAACACATGCGGTCGGTGATGGCGAAAGCGGAGGTCGGCGACAACGTCATCGACGTCGACCCCACCATCCGCCGGCTCGAGGAACGTGCCGCCGACGTGCTGGGCATGCCCGCCGCGTTGTGGACACCCAGCGGGACCATGGCCAATCTCATCGCCTTGTCGACACATCTGCGACGGGGCGATCGTTTCCTCGCCCCGCGCGGCGCCCACGTGCTGGTCAACGAACTCGGTTCGGCCGCGTGGCTCGCCGGTGGCATGCCCGACCCGCTCGAGCACGACGCCGGTCCCGGCCGACCCACACCGCAGACACTGCGCGCCGCGGTGGGCGGTAGCGGCCCCTATTACACGCTGCGCACCACACTGCTGTCCCTGGAGAACACCCACAACGCCTCAGGCGGCGCCGTGATCCCGCCCGAGGAACACGACCAGCTCGTCGCCACCGCACACGAGGCCGGACTGCGGGTCCACCTCGACGGCGCCCGTATCTGGAACGCGGCCGTCGCGCTCGGCGTCCCACCCGCCACGTTGACGGCCGGGGTGGACAGCGTGTCCGCATGTTTCAGCAAAGGACTCGGCGCCCCCGTCGGCTCGGTGGTGGCAGGCAGCGAGGAGTTCGTCGAACAGGCCCGCCGGATGCGGCAGATGCTCGGCGGCGGCGTTCGACAGGGCGGGATCCTGGCGGCGGCCTGCCTGCTGGCCCTCGACCGCATCGACGACCTCGCCGCCGACCACGCCAAGGCCGCCAGGCTCGCGGCCGGACTACGGGAACGCGGCTGGGACGTCACCGAACCTCGGACCAACATCGTGCTGGCCGGGGTCGCCGACGTGGCGGCCACCCTGGAGACGCTGCGCGGACTCGGCATCCTGACCCTGCCCATGGCGGGCAAAGTGCGGTTCGTGCTGCACCGCGACGTCACGGAGGACGACGTCACCGAGGCACTGCGCCGCATCGAATCCGGGCCTTTCGACAAGATGGGACAGTGA
- a CDS encoding HAD family hydrolase, whose protein sequence is MTWVVFDYGEVICTRTEALPELAARLGVPPTDFESAYWEHRDAYDRGISDATYWKAVADTLGVDIDADTVAELTRIDVTGWARLHPDSAALLEELAHAGTRLALLSNAPASFARFAEQQPWAQHFHTRVFSADVGCAKPDAKIYELLVSRLDARPQDCVFFDDRSSNIEGARAVGLRAYLWQGADHARQVLTER, encoded by the coding sequence ATGACCTGGGTGGTTTTCGACTACGGCGAAGTGATCTGCACCCGCACAGAGGCTCTGCCGGAGCTGGCGGCTCGACTCGGCGTGCCCCCGACCGACTTCGAATCCGCCTACTGGGAACACCGGGACGCCTACGACCGCGGCATCTCCGATGCGACCTACTGGAAGGCCGTGGCGGACACCCTCGGTGTCGACATCGACGCCGACACGGTGGCGGAGCTCACCCGCATCGACGTCACGGGCTGGGCGCGGCTCCACCCGGACTCCGCCGCCCTGCTCGAGGAACTCGCCCACGCCGGGACGCGCCTGGCCCTGCTGTCCAACGCGCCCGCGTCCTTCGCCCGTTTCGCCGAGCAACAGCCGTGGGCACAGCACTTCCACACCCGGGTGTTCTCCGCCGACGTGGGGTGCGCCAAACCGGACGCGAAGATCTACGAACTGTTGGTGTCACGCCTGGACGCCCGGCCACAGGACTGTGTGTTCTTCGACGACCGGTCCAGCAACATCGAAGGCGCCCGTGCCGTGGGACTGCGCGCCTACCTCTGGCAGGGGGCCGACCACGCACGACAGGTGCTGACCGAACGCTGA
- a CDS encoding SigE family RNA polymerase sigma factor, which translates to MAHHDDQEFTEYFTAKRDSVRRTAYLLCGDWHRADDLAQTAFVALHRKWRKIRDRGAVDAYVRKTLVRAAIDESRRPWRRERHTDEVPETAVPGTGGGDSLAEAVSTRADLLAGLARVPPKQRAVLVLRYFEGLDVASVARVLGCSEGNVKSQTSRGLANLRAVLGEEVDTRG; encoded by the coding sequence GTGGCCCACCATGACGATCAGGAGTTCACGGAGTACTTCACCGCGAAGCGGGACTCCGTGCGCCGGACGGCTTATCTGCTGTGTGGGGACTGGCACCGTGCCGACGACCTCGCGCAGACGGCGTTCGTGGCGCTGCACCGCAAGTGGCGCAAGATCCGCGACCGCGGGGCCGTGGACGCGTACGTGCGGAAGACACTGGTGCGCGCGGCCATCGACGAGTCACGGCGACCGTGGCGGAGGGAGCGGCACACCGACGAGGTCCCCGAAACCGCGGTGCCGGGCACGGGCGGCGGGGACTCGTTGGCCGAGGCCGTCAGCACACGCGCCGACCTGCTCGCCGGACTCGCCCGGGTGCCGCCGAAGCAACGTGCCGTGCTGGTGCTGCGCTACTTCGAAGGGCTCGACGTGGCCAGTGTGGCGCGGGTCCTCGGCTGTAGCGAAGGCAACGTGAAAAGCCAGACGTCGCGGGGGTTGGCGAATCTGCGGGCCGTGCTGGGTGAGGAGGTGGACACACGTGGATGA